In Dyadobacter sp. NIV53, a single window of DNA contains:
- a CDS encoding ABC transporter permease — protein sequence MLKNYLKIALRNLVKNKTYSFINITGLAMGMSVSVLILMFVMHEFSYDKFHENHKRIYRILGKMKFGDQDMQFNAFNAKLGPALKRYNPQVKDFVRVKTAFEKVVMKNPDKPEQIFYEQNFMFADPSFFNIFTFKVKEGDPKTMLEKPFAMVISERMSKKYFGDADPIGKVLMLDGKHLMQITGVAENPPSNSTFNYDFIVSAITFPQLSAENKNIWEGAGAFNTYLLLDSERSVANVEKNIKREGGRGEGFDTQASYKLESFATIHLGNNFSSSGNTGLIYIFAVVAIVILFLALFNYMSLTTARATLRAKEVGVRKVVGAGRSGLVKQFYVESVLLCSVAFALSFVLVQVLRQPFYDLLNLRIDSSFLFSPSFVGLVAGLLLLSAFIAGSYPALVLSGFAPLEVLKGKLTGGQSSAGVRKFFMVLQFTVSIALIVCSLVVKDQLQYMQNKNLGLYKEQVLSIPLTSSVANNYFPLRNEIRDQVGVSNVSITNAGFFKGYNMFFIKNFTTKKDVALAGFSVDNNFIKTLGLNWQTKPNENSWRNRNHVLLNQAAIKELGMTGNPVGQKVLDSEVAGILKDFHFSSLQSEIKGVGLFVVGDTTNILKSSSNAILYVRLDPRTDIKEKVAAIGQIFKKYDQEKPFEYYFLDDAFNETFKTEIRMSKMFSVFTAFAIFIACMGLFGLVTFTAETRTREIGIRKVLGASIAGIVGLLSRDFIKLVLVSIVLAIPVAYYFMDKWLQDFPYRIEIPIWIYAISALLAVGIALVTISFQSVRAALMDPVKSLKNE from the coding sequence ATGCTAAAAAACTATCTAAAAATCGCGCTAAGGAACCTGGTAAAGAACAAAACCTATTCCTTTATTAACATTACCGGCTTAGCCATGGGAATGTCAGTTTCGGTATTGATCCTGATGTTTGTCATGCATGAGTTTAGTTATGACAAATTCCATGAAAATCATAAACGGATTTATCGGATTTTAGGTAAGATGAAATTTGGCGACCAGGACATGCAGTTCAACGCGTTTAACGCGAAGCTTGGGCCCGCTTTAAAACGGTACAATCCACAGGTCAAAGATTTTGTGAGAGTAAAAACTGCTTTTGAAAAAGTAGTGATGAAAAATCCTGACAAACCAGAACAGATATTTTACGAGCAAAATTTCATGTTCGCCGATCCTTCGTTTTTCAATATTTTCACCTTCAAGGTAAAAGAAGGAGATCCGAAAACGATGTTGGAAAAGCCGTTTGCGATGGTGATTTCGGAGCGGATGTCTAAAAAATATTTTGGCGACGCCGATCCAATTGGAAAGGTATTGATGTTAGATGGCAAACACCTGATGCAAATAACCGGCGTTGCTGAAAATCCGCCTTCGAATTCTACTTTCAATTATGATTTTATAGTTTCGGCAATCACTTTCCCTCAGTTAAGTGCCGAAAACAAAAATATCTGGGAAGGCGCAGGTGCATTCAATACGTACCTTTTGCTTGATTCTGAGAGATCGGTAGCGAATGTTGAAAAAAATATAAAAAGAGAGGGTGGGCGCGGTGAAGGATTTGATACACAGGCCAGTTACAAACTGGAAAGTTTTGCGACGATACATCTAGGTAATAATTTTTCCAGTTCTGGTAATACTGGCTTGATTTACATTTTTGCTGTTGTCGCGATTGTAATCCTTTTTCTTGCGCTATTCAACTATATGAGCCTTACTACTGCGCGAGCAACTTTGCGTGCAAAAGAAGTTGGTGTTCGAAAGGTAGTCGGTGCAGGAAGAAGCGGATTGGTAAAACAGTTTTACGTCGAATCGGTCCTATTGTGTTCGGTCGCCTTTGCATTGTCATTTGTGCTGGTTCAAGTGCTTCGACAGCCATTCTACGATCTGCTGAATCTTCGGATTGATTCTTCATTTTTATTTTCACCATCATTTGTTGGTCTGGTTGCGGGGTTGCTTCTTTTGAGCGCATTCATAGCAGGAAGTTATCCGGCACTTGTATTGTCGGGGTTTGCGCCGCTGGAAGTTTTGAAGGGGAAATTAACAGGCGGACAAAGCAGTGCCGGAGTACGGAAGTTTTTCATGGTTTTGCAATTTACCGTTTCTATTGCGCTCATTGTGTGTAGCTTGGTTGTGAAGGATCAGCTTCAATATATGCAAAACAAGAACCTGGGGCTTTACAAAGAACAGGTTTTAAGTATTCCGTTGACATCATCCGTGGCCAATAATTATTTTCCGCTTCGTAATGAAATACGGGATCAGGTTGGTGTGAGTAACGTTTCGATAACCAATGCCGGGTTTTTCAAGGGATACAATATGTTTTTTATTAAAAATTTTACTACTAAAAAAGATGTTGCACTTGCTGGCTTTTCTGTGGATAATAATTTTATTAAGACACTTGGATTAAACTGGCAAACCAAACCGAATGAAAATTCCTGGCGCAATAGAAATCATGTTTTATTGAATCAGGCAGCGATTAAAGAGCTGGGTATGACTGGAAATCCTGTTGGACAAAAAGTGCTTGATAGCGAGGTGGCTGGAATTTTGAAAGACTTCCATTTTTCATCTTTACAGAGTGAAATTAAGGGAGTTGGTCTTTTTGTAGTTGGCGATACAACCAATATTTTGAAATCCTCGTCAAACGCAATCCTATATGTGAGGCTTGATCCGAGAACGGACATTAAAGAAAAGGTTGCTGCGATCGGCCAGATTTTTAAGAAATATGACCAGGAAAAGCCCTTTGAATATTATTTTCTGGACGATGCTTTCAATGAAACTTTCAAGACTGAAATCAGAATGTCAAAAATGTTTTCGGTATTTACTGCATTTGCCATTTTCATTGCCTGCATGGGTTTGTTCGGACTGGTTACGTTCACGGCCGAAACCAGAACACGGGAAATCGGAATTCGTAAAGTTCTGGGTGCTTCAATAGCGGGCATCGTTGGATTGCTTTCCAGGGATTTTATCAAATTGGTTTTGGTATCAATCGTGCTGGCTATTCCGGTTGCCTATTATTTCATGGACAAATGGTTGCAGGATTTTCCATACAGAATTGAGATTCCGATTTGGATTTATGCTATATCAGCGCTGCTTGCTGTTGGCATTGCTTTGGTAACGATTAGCTTTCAGAGCGTTAGGGCTGCGTTGATGGATCCGGTAAAGAGTTTGAAGAATGAGTGA
- a CDS encoding ABC transporter permease — MLRNYAKIARRNLWRNKTFSAINIFGLAIGIAACFFIFQYVYFESSYDRFNKNAGNIYRIPISYSGSMANVPTTAANHPAVGPAMKADFPEVLDYVRVVSVSLFMNASTMSYEALNAEPKTFNESKIFLADASFFNVFSYPLVFGDRKTCLTEANTIAISASEAKKYFGTKNPVGQVLKMNGRMPMKVTAVFQDVPENSHIKFDMLISFETVGPNWGKDVWTWPEFYNYVVLAPGTDVKKLEAKFPAFIQKYLGAKMKELSFGNTFELQPITDIHLNSNLLKEAEANGSEKEIYFLAIIGAFILFIAWINYINLSTAKSMERAKEVGLRKVVGAEKQQLVVQFLLESFIVNVLALLLALIIIVSFIPFFNDFIGKNISAGFFSTGLGSLPVFWMSVLGIFVFGALLVGAYPAFVLSSFMPAAVLKGLMIKSNKGISLRRVLVSFQFVLSIILISATLIVFRQFNYMRNGNLGYKKDQVLIVKSPAIVDSTIGGKYNFFKSELKQTPSVSGATTTSDIPGSMIRYRNSVRRANQDQSHNFTSYLMEIDENFIPAYKIELIAGKNFTATDSSSLNLKSNNKIIVNEEVIESLGYKSADEAINQDVLFRLGQEDLPCKIIGVMKNFHQRSLKEKFDPILCYYPSYSDWKYISVNINVSNASKSITDIGESYKKAFPGNPFEYFFLDEYFNQQYQADNRLGNVFGLFAILAILVASMGLLGLSSFVIKLRTKEIGVRKVLGASVGGLLVLVSKDFIKLVGFAAIIAIPIIYFSAKDWLNSYAFHISLGWAIFIVPPVILLTITLITICLQSLKTALMNPVKSLRSE; from the coding sequence ATGCTACGCAATTACGCAAAAATCGCCCGCCGGAACCTTTGGAGAAACAAGACTTTCTCGGCGATTAACATTTTTGGACTGGCAATTGGTATCGCTGCCTGTTTCTTCATTTTTCAGTATGTTTATTTCGAATCGAGTTACGACCGGTTTAATAAAAATGCTGGCAACATTTACCGAATTCCTATTTCTTATTCGGGAAGTATGGCCAATGTTCCGACTACTGCTGCGAATCATCCGGCTGTTGGTCCGGCCATGAAGGCTGACTTTCCGGAAGTGCTCGACTACGTTCGAGTCGTGAGTGTTTCGCTCTTTATGAACGCTTCGACGATGTCTTATGAAGCTTTGAATGCAGAACCAAAGACGTTCAACGAGAGTAAGATATTTCTTGCTGATGCCTCATTTTTCAATGTGTTTTCATATCCTCTCGTTTTTGGCGACAGAAAGACATGTCTGACGGAAGCCAATACGATTGCCATTTCAGCGTCCGAAGCGAAAAAATATTTTGGCACAAAAAATCCGGTTGGACAGGTTCTTAAAATGAACGGGCGTATGCCGATGAAAGTGACTGCTGTATTTCAGGACGTTCCGGAAAATTCGCATATCAAATTCGACATGCTCATTTCTTTCGAAACGGTTGGGCCAAACTGGGGTAAGGATGTCTGGACCTGGCCGGAGTTTTACAACTACGTCGTGCTCGCGCCTGGAACGGATGTTAAGAAACTCGAAGCAAAATTTCCTGCTTTTATTCAGAAATATCTGGGTGCAAAAATGAAAGAGTTGAGCTTTGGGAACACATTTGAATTACAACCTATTACTGACATTCACCTTAATTCTAATCTTCTGAAAGAAGCAGAAGCAAACGGAAGTGAAAAGGAAATTTACTTTCTGGCCATCATCGGCGCGTTTATTCTGTTCATCGCCTGGATTAATTACATCAATTTATCAACCGCCAAATCCATGGAACGCGCCAAGGAAGTTGGTCTTAGGAAAGTCGTTGGTGCTGAAAAACAACAACTGGTAGTTCAGTTTTTGCTTGAATCTTTTATCGTCAACGTGCTTGCATTGTTGCTGGCACTGATCATTATCGTTTCATTCATTCCTTTCTTCAATGACTTCATTGGCAAGAATATAAGTGCCGGATTTTTCTCCACCGGTTTGGGAAGTTTGCCTGTGTTTTGGATGAGTGTCCTTGGTATTTTTGTTTTCGGGGCCTTGCTGGTTGGCGCCTATCCGGCATTTGTCCTGTCGTCATTTATGCCCGCCGCCGTTCTCAAAGGTTTGATGATCAAATCAAACAAAGGCATTTCGCTAAGACGCGTTTTGGTTTCTTTCCAATTTGTACTTTCGATCATTCTCATTTCCGCAACGCTCATCGTTTTCAGGCAGTTCAACTACATGCGAAATGGGAATTTGGGATACAAAAAGGACCAGGTACTCATTGTAAAATCGCCAGCTATTGTGGATTCTACGATCGGTGGTAAATACAATTTCTTCAAATCTGAATTGAAGCAGACTCCATCTGTGAGCGGTGCTACAACAACGTCTGACATTCCGGGAAGTATGATTCGCTACCGCAATAGCGTGAGGCGGGCCAATCAGGATCAGTCGCACAATTTCACGAGTTATCTGATGGAGATTGACGAGAATTTTATTCCTGCTTATAAAATTGAGCTTATTGCCGGGAAGAACTTTACTGCCACCGATTCTTCGAGCCTTAACCTGAAAAGCAATAACAAGATCATTGTTAATGAGGAAGTTATTGAATCGCTGGGTTACAAATCAGCCGACGAAGCGATCAATCAGGACGTGCTGTTCCGGCTTGGTCAGGAAGATTTACCCTGTAAAATCATCGGCGTCATGAAGAATTTTCATCAGCGTTCCCTGAAAGAAAAATTCGATCCAATCCTTTGCTATTACCCGTCATACAGCGACTGGAAGTATATTTCGGTGAATATTAATGTTTCAAATGCGTCAAAAAGTATAACTGATATAGGAGAATCCTACAAGAAAGCGTTTCCGGGAAATCCTTTCGAATATTTCTTCCTTGACGAATATTTTAATCAGCAATATCAGGCAGATAACCGTCTTGGAAACGTTTTCGGACTTTTTGCAATACTGGCAATTTTGGTCGCATCAATGGGACTTCTCGGGTTATCCAGCTTCGTAATCAAGTTAAGAACAAAAGAAATCGGTGTCCGAAAAGTACTTGGCGCATCCGTCGGCGGCCTTTTGGTTTTGGTTTCAAAAGATTTTATAAAGCTGGTTGGTTTCGCTGCCATTATTGCAATTCCGATCATATACTTTTCAGCAAAAGACTGGCTTAACAGCTACGCGTTTCACATCAGCTTAGGGTGGGCCATTTTCATCGTTCCGCCTGTGATTTTACTAACAATAACATTGATTACTATTTGCCTGCAAAGCTTAAAAACGGCGCTAATGAACCCGGTGAAGAGCTTGCGAAGTGAGTGA
- a CDS encoding four helix bundle protein has translation MEEKSYQSFEDLLIWKEAMRFSVEIYQLFKESKDYGFKDQIQRASVSFPSNIAEGFERQTDKEFVQYLFIAKGSNGELRTQLYLAIELKYIERKAGIEMIEKARKISSMIGNLIKVRRAKNGVNAGRPVPLKGERLTGSPKPRN, from the coding sequence ATGGAAGAGAAAAGTTATCAGTCATTTGAGGACTTATTGATTTGGAAAGAGGCGATGCGGTTTAGTGTGGAGATTTATCAGTTATTCAAAGAAAGTAAGGATTATGGATTCAAAGATCAGATTCAGCGAGCATCGGTGTCTTTTCCGTCAAATATCGCCGAAGGTTTCGAGCGGCAGACGGACAAGGAGTTTGTTCAATATTTATTTATAGCTAAAGGATCAAATGGTGAGTTACGCACTCAACTTTATTTGGCGATCGAACTAAAATATATCGAAAGAAAAGCAGGAATAGAAATGATCGAAAAAGCAAGGAAAATTTCGAGTATGATTGGGAATCTGATCAAAGTAAGGAGGGCGAAGAATGGGGTTAATGCCGGGCGGCCGGTGCCGTTAAAAGGTGAAAGGTTAACGGGTAGTCCCAAACCACGGAACTAA
- a CDS encoding ABC transporter permease has product MLKNYLKIAFRSLWNRKFYSALNISGLAIGLAVCMMIVFYVKHEFTYDDYHEKADRIVRITTRFETPDKPMTIASSPVLLASYLNKDYPEIEKTTRFEITDATVKSAGTLQRESDVYFAEQSVFDVFSFTFLNGTASGALSKPNSAVVTKSFSEKYFGKKDALGETISINKILYEITGVIADLPSNSDMKINVLLSREFVDTKEWLTDDFPVYTFALFKNKPNLSTFDKKLQILSQRYIQPELKAQGANEYKVIFETEALKDVHYSAGKMGDSPKGNKQYGYLFSFLALFVLVIAVLNYINLLTASATERSKEVCIRKANGAKRRQLIWQFLFESFIISFLSILLSAVIVKIATPALNNLLQIRIPINWTGILLVSGLGLLVITMLGGLYPSFVLSSFKPIQALKGTFSPNGQSVWLRKGITLFQFSLAFAMIFGVLVIRQQMTFLQNHNPGFDREQILSVSVPDDSVARSKINGLAAILRQESKIEDVTVGLVSFKADAAFPTGTTIFKVNGKKKEVMCSYFLIDENFIPTLNIRLLQGRNLSADNISDKNGGFIVNEAFVKMSGWANPIGQEVDGFMHKGKVIGVARNFNYKSLHNKVEPLLMVYNNFPPAGIMIKTKPENLSIIESAWKAHYPDYPFDYSFLDNAFEAQYRKDHVMMVLFNGFAFLTVLVSCLGLLSLITFSTRLRTKEIGIRKVLGSSVSGIVALLSKDYLLLVVLAFVIASPAGYYAMNKWLQTFAYRIDISWLDFAIAGFVTVATALFTISFQSIKAALMNPVKSLRSE; this is encoded by the coding sequence ATGTTAAAAAATTATCTAAAAATCGCCTTTCGCAGCCTGTGGAACAGAAAGTTTTACAGTGCTTTGAACATCAGTGGTCTGGCAATTGGGCTGGCTGTGTGTATGATGATTGTTTTTTATGTGAAACATGAATTCACTTATGACGATTATCATGAAAAAGCCGACCGGATTGTGAGGATTACGACAAGATTTGAGACACCTGACAAGCCGATGACTATCGCAAGCAGCCCTGTTTTACTAGCCTCGTATCTTAACAAGGATTATCCTGAAATTGAAAAGACAACCCGATTTGAGATCACAGATGCGACGGTAAAAAGTGCAGGAACACTTCAAAGAGAAAGTGATGTTTATTTCGCAGAACAATCTGTTTTTGATGTATTTTCTTTTACTTTTCTGAATGGTACTGCCTCCGGGGCACTCAGCAAACCGAATTCGGCTGTTGTTACAAAATCATTTTCAGAAAAATATTTTGGCAAAAAGGATGCATTAGGCGAAACGATTTCAATCAATAAAATCCTCTACGAAATAACGGGTGTAATTGCCGATCTTCCGTCGAATTCCGACATGAAAATTAACGTATTATTGTCAAGGGAATTTGTCGATACCAAGGAATGGCTGACTGATGATTTTCCTGTGTACACCTTTGCTCTTTTCAAAAACAAGCCAAATTTGAGCACATTTGATAAGAAATTGCAAATTCTTAGTCAGCGGTATATTCAACCTGAATTAAAAGCCCAGGGTGCGAACGAGTACAAAGTCATTTTTGAAACAGAAGCTTTAAAAGACGTTCATTACAGTGCCGGTAAAATGGGTGATTCGCCAAAGGGAAACAAACAATATGGATATTTGTTTTCATTTTTGGCGTTGTTTGTACTGGTCATTGCAGTGCTTAATTACATCAACTTGCTAACTGCAAGTGCTACGGAACGTTCCAAAGAAGTTTGTATCAGAAAAGCAAATGGAGCTAAAAGAAGGCAGCTGATATGGCAGTTTTTATTTGAATCTTTCATCATTAGTTTTTTATCAATATTGTTAAGCGCGGTGATTGTCAAAATAGCAACTCCTGCTCTAAACAATTTACTCCAGATCAGAATTCCGATTAATTGGACTGGAATTTTATTGGTTTCTGGTCTGGGTTTGTTGGTAATAACCATGTTAGGCGGACTGTATCCATCATTCGTATTGTCCTCTTTTAAACCAATCCAAGCCTTGAAAGGGACATTTTCGCCAAACGGTCAGTCGGTTTGGCTGAGAAAAGGAATTACGCTTTTCCAATTTTCGCTCGCTTTTGCCATGATATTTGGGGTTCTGGTAATCAGACAACAAATGACATTTTTACAAAATCATAATCCAGGTTTTGATAGAGAGCAGATTTTGTCAGTTTCAGTTCCGGACGATTCGGTTGCACGTTCGAAGATAAATGGATTGGCAGCAATACTCCGTCAGGAAAGTAAAATTGAGGATGTTACAGTTGGGCTGGTTAGTTTCAAAGCCGATGCAGCATTTCCGACGGGAACTACCATTTTTAAGGTGAATGGAAAGAAAAAGGAAGTGATGTGCAGCTATTTTTTAATCGACGAAAACTTCATTCCGACCTTAAACATCAGGTTATTACAAGGCCGTAACTTGTCTGCCGATAATATTTCTGATAAAAATGGTGGATTTATTGTCAATGAAGCTTTTGTGAAAATGTCAGGTTGGGCGAACCCTATCGGACAGGAAGTTGATGGATTTATGCATAAAGGTAAAGTTATTGGTGTGGCCAGGAACTTCAATTACAAGTCGCTGCATAACAAGGTAGAACCCCTGTTAATGGTTTACAACAATTTCCCTCCGGCCGGGATAATGATCAAAACAAAGCCTGAAAATCTATCAATAATTGAAAGTGCCTGGAAAGCACATTACCCGGATTATCCATTTGATTACAGTTTTCTGGACAATGCATTTGAAGCACAATACCGCAAAGACCACGTGATGATGGTTCTATTTAATGGTTTCGCGTTCCTCACAGTTCTAGTTTCGTGTTTGGGATTACTAAGTCTGATTACATTTTCAACCAGATTACGGACAAAAGAAATCGGGATTCGGAAAGTTCTGGGGTCATCAGTTTCAGGAATTGTTGCATTGTTGTCTAAGGATTACCTGTTGCTAGTCGTTCTTGCCTTCGTGATAGCTAGTCCGGCTGGGTATTATGCCATGAATAAATGGCTGCAAACTTTCGCATACAGGATCGATATCAGCTGGCTTGATTTTGCTATTGCAGGTTTTGTGACTGTTGCGACTGCATTGTTCACAATCAGTTTTCAAAGTATAAAAGCAGCTTTGATGAACCCGGTTAAATCGCTAAGAAGCGAATAA
- a CDS encoding ABC transporter permease, whose protein sequence is MLLNHIKIAVQNFRRQTFFSLVNVIGLAVGLAASWLIGIYVYYENSYDRFLPLADRICAVAFDIKSGDQEVVTTNTPPPVASRLMADYPEIELAARTFNLGTVVVRRDRQGKDPIQFNEKDAMAADTSFLELFDFPMTSGNVSSALDNPEKMVLTEKMAEKYFGNESPIGQSLSVNDHLFTISGVVKNLPATSSVQFNFLMPMAHYRVVENFAWSWIWLQTDTWVRLREKQSPEIIASLESKFPKMIKTYAPAAYARIGQDLEKQLANGDRLDVKLLPLETIHLQSGNLNSRLTTLGDKSQVNMFAIVGGLILFLACVNFMNLSTARSVKRSREVGIRRAMGSQRSILISQFLTESMIFSFTAMIVAGVLAIFILPFFNKLTALDLSVSDLFSKDTIAFVIILPIFTGFLGGLYPAFYLSRFKTVDISKMANTPASGGHAGIRSGLVVFQFAVSIALMLGSFIIYQQLNFAQNHSPGLNRENVLIIDNARHLGEASAKEVFRQKLLQFPEVVSATYSTFLPSQGSFGDFYEPEQGNQSRATVKSLPLGSFLTDASFVPTLGIKIIAGRGFTSDSKADSTSIIINESAVKAIGWENPIGKWLRYPGNRNQRFQVIGVMQDFHESSIRVIIEPTAIFHESSKTYQTWGSALAVRLRPGTEKAVIAKVSALWKKAVPNVPFENDFLDASFTRLYKTETKTVSVLGTFTGLALFVGCLGLFALAAFTAEQRTKEIGIRKVLGASVAVLVTILSKDFLKLVLIAIVIATPVAWYLMQKWLQNFKYQVQIEWWVFAITAAIAIFIALLTVSYQSVKAALMNPVKSLKTE, encoded by the coding sequence ATGCTCCTAAACCACATCAAAATCGCCGTCCAGAATTTTCGTCGTCAGACATTTTTTTCATTGGTCAATGTGATAGGGCTGGCTGTGGGGTTGGCGGCTTCCTGGCTGATTGGTATTTATGTCTATTACGAAAATAGTTACGACAGATTCTTACCATTAGCTGACAGGATTTGTGCCGTTGCATTTGATATAAAATCGGGTGATCAGGAAGTGGTTACAACCAATACACCACCACCGGTTGCGTCTCGTTTGATGGCTGATTATCCTGAAATAGAACTGGCAGCCCGGACATTCAATCTAGGAACAGTCGTTGTCCGTCGAGATAGGCAAGGTAAAGATCCAATCCAGTTTAACGAGAAAGACGCCATGGCGGCAGATACTTCGTTCCTCGAACTATTTGACTTTCCTATGACGTCTGGAAATGTCTCTTCTGCTCTTGATAACCCTGAAAAAATGGTTCTGACGGAAAAAATGGCAGAAAAATATTTTGGAAATGAATCACCAATCGGGCAGTCGCTTTCTGTGAATGATCACCTCTTTACGATTTCCGGTGTTGTCAAAAATCTGCCAGCCACGAGTTCCGTCCAGTTTAATTTTTTGATGCCGATGGCGCATTATCGGGTTGTTGAAAATTTTGCATGGAGCTGGATTTGGCTGCAAACGGATACTTGGGTTCGTCTTCGGGAAAAACAATCGCCGGAAATTATTGCCAGTCTGGAATCCAAATTTCCTAAGATGATCAAAACTTACGCGCCAGCTGCTTATGCCCGTATAGGACAGGATCTGGAAAAGCAATTGGCGAATGGCGATCGGCTGGATGTGAAATTACTGCCGCTGGAAACAATACACCTTCAATCGGGAAATCTCAATTCCAGGCTGACAACGCTTGGCGATAAAAGTCAGGTGAATATGTTTGCCATTGTTGGCGGACTTATTCTGTTTTTGGCGTGCGTTAATTTTATGAATTTGTCCACTGCTCGTTCAGTAAAACGTAGCCGGGAAGTTGGGATTCGTCGTGCAATGGGTTCACAACGAAGTATTCTCATCAGCCAGTTCCTTACTGAATCGATGATATTCAGCTTTACAGCGATGATCGTTGCCGGTGTTTTGGCGATATTTATTTTGCCCTTTTTTAATAAGCTGACCGCGTTGGATTTATCTGTTTCAGATCTTTTCTCGAAAGATACAATCGCTTTCGTTATTATCTTACCCATATTTACCGGCTTTCTGGGAGGACTTTATCCAGCCTTTTACCTGTCCAGATTTAAGACAGTTGATATTTCCAAAATGGCAAATACGCCTGCCTCGGGTGGTCACGCCGGAATTCGAAGCGGACTGGTTGTATTCCAGTTTGCCGTTTCCATCGCACTCATGCTTGGTTCGTTTATCATATACCAGCAATTAAATTTCGCACAAAATCATTCGCCGGGTTTAAACCGCGAAAATGTGCTGATTATTGACAATGCCCGGCATTTGGGAGAAGCGTCCGCAAAGGAAGTTTTCAGGCAAAAACTCCTGCAGTTCCCCGAAGTCGTCAGTGCAACTTACAGTACATTTTTGCCCTCGCAGGGAAGTTTCGGTGATTTTTACGAACCGGAACAAGGCAATCAAAGCCGTGCAACTGTTAAAAGTTTACCGCTAGGTTCATTCCTGACAGACGCCAGTTTTGTACCAACATTAGGAATCAAAATCATTGCAGGACGCGGTTTTACGTCTGATTCCAAAGCAGATTCTACGAGTATTATTATCAATGAATCCGCCGTGAAAGCAATTGGCTGGGAAAATCCTATTGGCAAATGGCTTCGTTATCCAGGCAATAGAAATCAACGCTTTCAGGTCATTGGGGTTATGCAGGACTTTCATGAATCGTCGATCAGAGTTATTATTGAACCCACTGCCATTTTCCATGAATCATCCAAAACATACCAGACATGGGGATCTGCACTTGCTGTGAGACTGAGGCCGGGAACGGAAAAGGCGGTGATTGCAAAAGTTTCTGCACTTTGGAAAAAAGCGGTTCCTAATGTACCGTTTGAAAACGATTTCCTGGATGCCTCTTTTACGAGATTATACAAAACAGAAACAAAAACCGTCTCGGTTCTTGGCACGTTTACCGGACTTGCGTTATTTGTCGGTTGTCTCGGATTATTCGCTCTGGCCGCATTCACAGCCGAACAGCGCACAAAAGAAATCGGCATCAGAAAAGTACTCGGAGCTTCGGTAGCAGTCCTGGTAACCATTCTATCAAAAGATTTTCTAAAACTTGTACTTATCGCCATTGTAATTGCCACACCAGTAGCCTGGTACCTGATGCAGAAATGGCTGCAAAATTTCAAATACCAGGTACAAATCGAATGGTGGGTTTTTGCTATAACCGCAGCAATCGCCATTTTTATCGCCTTGCTTACCGTGAGTTATCAAAGTGTGAAAGCAGCGCTGATGAATCCGGTGAAATCATTAAAAACGGAATGA